CAGTACAGTTCTGCAGAGTAATTGGTGTAATTATTTAACATGAATAGTAAGACCTTCTTTTGTTCCTAATATTAATTTTCTCCCAGTCAACAGATAAGGTCTTGATTGAGTCAGGGCCTAAGGTAAAGGCAGGCGGCAGCTCAGAGGAGACCGGGACATCACAGGAAGTACATGGGGTGAAATGTTCTCTGTGTAGTGTGGTTGTGGAGGCAGAGAAGTTCTCCGAGAACCTCTCTGACCACCAcgttgaagagaggtgtgacagcTGTGGGGTCAGGGTCCAGGGTGCCGTCAGACTCCTCCAACACATTGAGTCGAGCCATTATGGGGCTCTACTGGCTCCATGTGTCAGCCCTTCAAAAAATCCCACACCATCTCCTTGCCCCTCACCATCTCCATGGCTGCCTCCACCTCCACAGCACTTGCCGTCTCCAATGCCAGTACCAGTGTCTCCATCCCCAGGGCCCACTCAATTCCCACACCACTCTCCAGCTCCAAAGCCCTCACCACCACCTCCACGGTGCTCTCCATCTCCACAGCCCactccatcctcacatccagtacCCTCACTGCAGCCTACACCATCTCTGCCTCAGGCTATTACTGACTGGGAGAGCTTTCTTCCCAGTCAGTTCAAGAGAGTCCTCCAGCCAGCAGATTGGGTGTGGATTGCCAAGTGCCTCTATGAGCCCACAGGGCAGCTGAGACAGAAGATCCAGGTGAACTGGTTTTATCCATCGATGCAGCCCAAGCCATGTCCTCATGAGCCCGGGTGGTACTTCCGATAGAGGATGTTCTTGTGGGCACCAATGAGGATGTGGGACAATCCTCTTAAATGCCCACAGTGTGGCCGGAAGATGCACCATTCAGGAATTTACCCGAAGGTCAGGGAGGTGATTGACATGGATAGCCGCTATTACCTTGTGGGTGGGGACTATCCACGCTGCAGTGCATGCAAGTTGCCAGTATGCCCATGGAGCCAGGACATCCTTTCACAACTGGATGTGGCACACAGGACCATGTTTCCAGCGGTGCTGACCACTCAGCTAGCCCTGGACAGGAAATGTGTGACTTTACTCAGGCCAAGGACCAGTGGTAACAGTTCCTCCTACTTCCAGTCAGCAGTAGAGGAAGCCCACAGTGAGGAGCTGGCACGACGCACCATCCAGTACCTCTCTGATTGTGAGCATCATTTGAGAAAGGTTACCCTGGTCCAATCTGCAACGGCACCTGCCTTTTCTGCACCCGCACCCTTCAGGCCACTTCCACTCGCCCAGTGGTTTGAGACTGTCCACTCCAACGATATCCTCAGCCATTTGGACGAGATGAAGGGGGTGATTACCTCCACCTATGGCCGAATCCTGAAGATGGATTCTAAAAAGAAGGTACAATACATGAAGGTTTCAGCATGAGGTTTATTTTCAGCCAGAAAGAATTTCAACATGATgaaaaatgttgtgttatatacatttgtgttatatatatattataatgtaccataacaaatcaaagaaaatgtataattaagcttgtcagaatgtctttatttttccttctttttgtttttcagatcaccaAAAAGCTGGCTGGTGGCATTGGGGACACGGCGGCATGGATGACCAACATTGGCAATGAGCTCGGCCAGGTTCTGAACAGTGTTCTGACAACAGCTGAAGGCGCAGGACTGGAGGAGCTTTGCCAGGGTGTCGTCAAACGCTACCAGAATGCTGGCAAGCAAGAGCCCGAGGTCATCTATGTTGACCGGGATTGCTGCAGTCAGTCAGGTGAGATTTTCAAATTACTACTTTATCAAATGtgcactgcaatatattttataaaattaacaGTGGTGTAAAAAAAGGTTCCCCTTTCCCTATTGGTGATGgtaattaattagtattatttttacagccagtgtattaaaaattgtaataaattatattgactgaaaagtatgtttgaaattaaatcaaatgcatgttttttattttttctcctccaCAGGTGCATCTTCAGTGTTAAAACTTTTTCGACCATGGAAGTCTATTGTAAGGCTAGATATCTTCCATTTTATGAGAAGATTCAACTGTGGCCTTACTACAGAGCACCACCCTTTCTATGGTACCTTTTGTTCAAAACTTTCCTCCTGTATCTTTGAGTGGGATCAGGAGGATGTGAAAGAACTTAAGGCTGCCAAGAGAGGGGAGTGGAAGTGCAGCCATGGTGGAAAGGCTCCCACTGAGGCTCAGCTCATGGCCAGCATCAGCCCAGGTGAACTTGCGAAGCACTGTAGGCGGCGGACATGCAGGTCTGAGGAGATCCGGGCCATGATTTCAGGGCTGCTGGAATCAGTGTGGGAGCTAACTGACACTACAGGGTTTCGCCTGGTTAACCCTGACAGCATGCACCATGTCTGGGAGATGCAACAAAAACACCTCGAGTGCATCCAGGACCCTCCACATGTAGAGTTGTACACAAAGACGGGGACACTCCAGAAGGGTGGCAAAGTCCTAAACGTGCTTAGGTGTGGCAGGGGGTCATAATCGCTGGAGAGTTTTCACCGCCACCAGTGTGCCTTCATTCCTGGTAAATTCTGaatattaaattgcagtatgttttGTAGATTTTTACGTTGAAAAGATCGCTATTGTGTCAACAACAGAACCCTGGGTGCTACCTGGATTTGGCTTGTTTTCATGGAATTTACTATCAGTCTCATTATTATGTGTTACTGTTCTATAACTGTGTCATTAAATTTGTATGTcctcagtttaaaataattgctgactgaatctgtgcattttcattcttaggatggagatgcaatgccatgcacacacaaatgtacatgtTAGAGGGGGCCTCGAGGTGGAACATGAGCCGGGCAAAAGAAGCTGTATCTGTGGTGGGGGCCTCAACCCTAAGGACATTTGATGTCTGCACAATGTCTCATTTAAACAGCATGAGCCAACGGGTCCTTGGTCGGgctttgatgccagaatttacccctccaggaaaacccactggtaagatatctcacaggaaaatgctgagcattggagtatttctctctctcctgtgtttgtttgtgtgtgtgtgtgagtgtgtgtgtcctctccccattaacaatgtggtacaaattattgcaggggagcgcattgcagtggagtacttgttggcccagtccaatagaggcgaccagttgattgcacaccacaatgatatgcctgaagtccccccagaggagcccgaagaggatagtgaaattgacacgactgtgtgccatgcagctgaccttagggctgatgactctccagtagctgtcgtgcaggcccaggtgacaagtcaggtgggtgacactgaacccaaatccccagatgaggaggtcactgaggaagaggaggatgacactgcaagtcctagcacatcaagccaggtaatattgctatcctgtactattttttactttaaaatttttttatctggtacagtgcaaaacgcctattgtcaccaatgtgtaaagttaaaatatatgcatgtacaatgcaaaataattattacaacaccgtatatgtttattggactgtgtttggcatttttctcaatttccagagtacacagtgtgattccagaggtgtcttgggctgggaggcagttgatgccctggcagcctatttggttggcctaaaccgaacgatcactgccttgtcatcacaagaggaggccaacatagtccagctgtacatggctctgcatgccatggacaaggtaccatcaaaatatagccagagggttaagaagaaggctttgacaggaccttggagagcatccaggaagcagagtggctctgctccaggacagcaggcagcagagaggtaatttgactatttggatcgtcactagtttataacccagtatacagttcagattatatcatctttcgtttccatagattgttcatgactcatgggcaggcagctcaggaccctgaagtccacagggtctgtgaatgtgtttgcctAAGGCTTTTGAAAGAGTTTCAGCAAGCACGGAACAGGCCCAGGGACACACAAGGAAAAACTCTGCCAATTCCACAATCTATTGTGGTGGTATACAGCCACTTAAAACAGCTGATGGAGGACAGCAGAGAGGTTCTAGGACAGACTAACCTTGTTCTGGTCCCGATAAACACCACTACTGTCTCCTCGTGGTGAGTCTTGTTTTATGCGATACTTTTGCACAATCACAGTAGTATATCAAGATTGTACTTATAAAACCTTcttgtacatgcttttaaaaatgatgctacaggaagtaaagacaatgggcttttattcacttaaattgctaatttaagatgaagaatgtttctcttgcaaGCTACTAAAAAGACAGAAACGTGTAGACAGAGACATGCTTCTGCAGGGTACTGCACTGCCCAAACAAGTATATTTGGCAAAGGAGGCTCTTCCTGAAGTGCGCGAACTTCCAGCTGTTCCTGCACAGCATGGGCATGAGGCCATGGTATTTCAGGATTCAGCAAATCATGAGGGAGAGGCCTTCATTCGTAAGCGTATCTCCAACAGGTGCCCAATGCCCACCCCTCCTCCTGGATCTTACTCTGCATTTCCCATATACCCACCAGCACCAAACTTTGCATTCCCCCCTGGGTCCTACCCACCCTTTCCCAGCTACCAACCAGGTCTACCACTGCCTCATTCTACCCAATTCcatccccctccccaattccagccaccttcccaattccagccccctccccaattccagccaccttccaaattccagccacctccccaattccagctgcctccccaattccagccccctccccaattccagcagcCTAATACATTGCCATCACAAACTTGTCCCTCTACTCAGCCCAGGCAGCGCAcatggagaaggcagaaagctgccCAAGAGGATGAGGAGCGAGTGGCTAGAGGTGAACCACCACGGAAACGACTAGCAAAGGATATATATCACTATATCTGCAAGCAGTGTGGGCTGGCAAAAAATAAGACAACTGGCCACACTCAGCTGAAGGGCCGGTGGTATTGTCCAGCCTCAGGCCTCTCTGTTGCACAGTGGAGGGAGAATGTACAGGgagttctttgatttttttttcattggtgtatatagtaatgtatatagttaggtttttatatagttgcatatgttgtgctgtgtgtgtgttgtgctgtgaacattttgtttttagttgctgtttccagtgtttaatttgcagtgtttgtaaaaaaaaagaaagacacaactcttgtggtgtaatagtaacacatccaccctttgggtggaagattccaggtgcaagtcctggcaagagtgtgtggtgtgtttgtcagattattattattataattaatttttttattaaaaatatagtcaaaaaccaatcaaacactttacttaaatcatttgtgagtgttcatgaagtttgatggataattttttttctttttcttgctttcccctctttctccttctcttttccctttctttcccccttgtagcagtcccttttgccctgtttttggccgagaggttaaggcgatggacttgaaatccattggagtctccccgcgcaggttcgaaccctgccgcctacgggagggctttgcagtattgctttagctttctgtgacggtaattgtgcgttctattgtccttcgctctctgtgccataactgcctctagctttcatcctcgtgacacctgcatctcttctgggcagcttgtcgtaaaactgctgctttataaaacgtgagaagccagtgctccacaagagcctggatagctcagtcggtagagcatcagacttttaatctgagggtccagggttcaagttccTGTTTGGGTGAAGGTATGTCTGCTTTTGGCGGTGTCACCTTGCtctcactacggtccatctcttcttctgaatctgtactggagcggtgttccttcctgctccagggtatcagtgcaactcccttgttcggcacacctgattctgatggtcagctcgttaggaatgcgcgctcacagagtgagtagaataagacagacctccgaattgtgcagtgctgtcggtccccaggcccagcactgaaaaaccccattacataggatgagacatggcagcctgatttctcctcaatgtgactgctgttttacccgcttccagggctagcttacaatctcggcttgctaggttgcaagtaggtcaggcagcaatgtgacacacaacagggcagaaggtggtctgcttaattcaagtccctgtttgggcgaagttcagtcttctttttgtaggcctcagcttgctatcactacggtccatctcttctgctgactctgtactagagcgatgttccttcctgctcccggggatcagtgtatctcccttgttcggcacacatgattctgatggtcagccctttaggaaagagtgctcatggagtgagtagaataagacagacctcccatttgtgcagtgctgtcgttccccagggccagtactgaaaaaccccattacataggatgagacaaggcagcctgatttctcgtcagtgggactgctgttttagccgcttccagggctagcttgcaatctccgcttgatgactgagctgggttggttgcaagtaggtcaggcagcagtgttggacacaaactgagcagaaattggtctactcctgtagtcgtggccgagtggttaaggcgatggactagtaATCCATTGGGCTCTCTCCgcacaggttcgaatcctgccgactacgctgaagtccatgaggcaaagcatccatgcatttttaacggtcctcgcacttatttgcgaaatgtccagtccctcttcgatggacaaacacgccgctgctgcttcttgtatctggGCTCCAGGGGTAGTCTTGGGTTAGCCAGTGGCATGCCGTGATCGtctagtggttagtactctgcgttgtggccacAGCAACCCCAGTTCCAATCCAGGTcatggcaaccctttgccgttgagtatatggGAATGTTGAAagttttttaccacctcatctttctacgtgattttgtttctgaagcttggcctgtgcagggcgccaccagacaagggggcttgctttctaacattaggcgtagtcgtggccgagaggttaaggcgatggacttgaaatccattggggtctccccgtgcAGGTttgaaccctgccgactacgggagggctttgcagtataGCTTTAGCTTTCTGAGaccgtaattgtgccttctatggtccttcgctctctgtgccataactgcttctagctttcatcctcgtgacacctgcgtctcttctgggcagcttgttgtaaaactgctgctttataaaaggtgagaagccagtgctccacaagagcccggatggCGGTACCTGACAGCCACAAGTCTGTAAAATTAATCCAATATCCTTCTATCTTTTATAAACCAATCAAGTTACGACTTCTATCTTTTGAAAACCAATCACGGTACGACTTCTATCTTTTAAACCCCAATCACGTTTCGACTTCGATCTTTTAGAAACCAATCACGTTGCGATCTCTATTTTTCTGCGTCCAATTATATGGCAAGGTCTATTTCTCATACACCAATAACGCACGTTCCGTCTTCCACCTTTTAAAAAACCAATCACGTTGCGATTTCTATTTTTGCTCGTCCAATTATATGGCAAACCAATCACCGCACACGGTCAATTTTTGTCATCTTTCCGTCAAAATCTCCGCTCAGGTAACGTTAAGCTTTTTTACATTCCGCTCATGTATGTTATTTATGTCTTGATAATGAAATGGTTTAGGATTTTTGTACCTTACGAATAGCAAGATTGGCCATGTAAATTAGCCTATGATTACCGCTTGATAGactacgtaacgtcaactgtcaCTGATGTGTAAATACTATTACGAACTAACTGTAAATATGTCGAATTTAACCGATTTACAAGTTttctctctgaaaaaaaaatgctttttatttaatctGATTGTCATAAGGTTCCATAACTTTGTCCACATGCGGCATttcaacacacaaaataaatttggATAATGTTGGTGTTTTGTTTAACTTTTACACATATGTTATATGTTTATACATATGTTATGAGTATGACCAGTCAAAAGAAGTGAATGAATAAGTTTATACATTCAGGTTCATGCCCTTATCACATGGACACAGTTGAAAGAGCACAATATGTTTAATCTGAGTATTTGTTTTAGTCAAATTAATCCATAAtgctctatatttatttatttatttatactcaaAAACGAGTTGTATGAGCCTAGGTCATTGAGACATACAGCCATAATAGAAAGATCTATCACAACATGTTAAGACTCTATATATAAATTGTTCTTATACTTTTGTtcttgttataattttttatatgtattttttgtatatttgtacatacatacatacatacatacatacatacatacacatctaAGTCTCACAAAGGCATGAGTAATGCTGAATGGCTTGCGCGTCTGGAGAGTTTTGCCCAAACAGGAGTTTGGCCATCTACGCAGGGGAATAGACCTTCTCCCCGACAAAAAAGATGGCATGAGTTGTATCAGAAGGTAAGTTATGCAGCGAGATTCATGGGCAAACTAACAAACTTTTTGATAATACAGTgtggtatttttatttatgtgtatggATAAGTAATTACTTACCATGTAAATACAATGTTATATTGATATAATTATGATGACTTATGGCTGTTTTGAGATCCAGTGTCAGAGGTATAATTCATGTTCACAGATAGAAAAGTGCCCTCTGCAAATGAGGGGACAGACCACTCTTCTGAAGGAAGCTCAGACATGTATTTATGGATTTCACAAGGTAACTTGAATTAGCCTGGTTCAAGTTGCATAAATAGATAGATGTGTTTGCCACATCAATATTTCTTTAtatctaaaatctaaaatgtatgcatgtgtcaCAGGTTCATCCACCAGTCACAGTGGAAGCATCACAGAGCACCCCGACCAAAAGCACACCCTCTGTCAGTGATGTGTCATGTCCTGCAAAGAGAGCTAAACTAACATTGTCAATGGTAAGCAGACCACACTATTGCATGCATCACTGCAGATATTGAAACATCTCAACCTTTAACTATAGTGTTAGGGTTTTGTTATCACTAACCATGACAAATCTTTTCAGTTTGAAAAGTCAAGGTTTGGAGGCTCACATGTGGCAGCAGCAAAACCTAATTTGAGCACCCAGAGGAAAACCTCTCAGGTTAATATTAAAAGACATCAAGGCTTTTATAATGACATCATGACTTTATTactatgtaattttaatttattaaaaacatggcAATCCCCTTAATAGATTAATCATAATGTTTGACCCCACAGATGTTAGAGCACTCCAGTTCAGCTGCAGTTTCATGTCCACCCTCTCATCCTCATCCTTCTCCATCCCCCAAACCTCATCAGCCTGTCATCCAGTCCTCCTCTTCCTTCTTCCTTCCTCCACCTCAGAGTTCACAACGCATCAAAGAAACAGCAACGCCATCAACTGTTTCTGAGAATACTGTTGTGAGGAGCCCAGTAAgatctcattcaaaatatatagatgtcttcatcatttaatgctctcttagcttttatttaaacCAGTGTTTTTGATAATATCAGCAGGTCTCATCTCAGCCAGAAGATCTACCCCTTCTGTGGCCACAGACAATGCCACAGCAAGACCAGAAGTGGGTGTCGGAAGCACTTTTTAGGGTTGGTGCAAAGGGAAAGCTGGAGCTGCGTGAAAACCTACAGTTGTGGTATCACCCCCCTCCACCAGCCCTGTTGTACCACCAAGCTCCAACACCTGATAGGTTTTTTTCACAGCGTCTCTTGCTCTGGATGCAATATAAGCTGTGGAAGGTGCGGCTCCAGTGTACTAACCCTGCCTGTGCCACACAACAGCTGTGTGGTGGTGGACTGCACAGGAGGGTATGACAGGTGTTAGACATTGACAGATACTACAACCTGGTGACAGAGACCCTGATCTGCACCAGGTGTAGAACCAGCTACC
The genomic region above belongs to Carassius carassius chromosome 18, fCarCar2.1, whole genome shotgun sequence and contains:
- the LOC132091966 gene encoding uncharacterized protein LOC132091966, with product MSNAEWLARLESFAQTGVWPSTQGNRPSPRQKRWHELYQKIEKCPLQMRGQTTLLKEAQTCIYGFHKVHPPVTVEASQSTPTKSTPSVSDVSCPAKRAKLTLSMFEKSRFGGSHVAAAKPNLSTQRKTSQMLEHSSSAAVSCPPSHPHPSPSPKPHQPVIQSSSSFFLPPPQSSQRIKETATPSTVSENTVVRSPVRSHSKYIDVFII